One Halomonas sp. M4R1S46 genomic window carries:
- the rpoC gene encoding DNA-directed RNA polymerase subunit beta', producing the protein MKDLVKVLKSQSQSDEFDAIKITLASPDMIRSWSFGEVKKPETINYRTFKPERDGLFCAKIFGPVKDYECLCGKYKRMKHRGIICEKCGVEVTKAAVRRERMGHIELASPVAHIWFLKSLPSRIGMFLDMTLRDIERVLYFESFMVVDPGMTTLERGQLLNDEQYFEALEEFGDDFDARMGAEAVQAMLKDIDLEEEIERLREEIPQTNSETKIKKLSKRLKLLEAFQGSGNDPAWMVMEVLPVLPPDLRPLVPLDGGRFATSDLNDLYRRVINRNNRLKRLLDLNAPDIIVRNEKRMLQEAVDALLDNGRRGRAITGSNKRPLKSLADMIKGKQGRFRQNLLGKRVDYSGRSVITVGPTLRLHQCGLPKKMALELFKPFIYSKLQSLGHASTIKAAKKMVERELPEVWDILADVIREHPVLLNRAPTLHRLGIQAFEPLLIEGKAIQLHPLVCAAYNADFDGDQMAVHVPLTLEAQLEARALMMATNNVLSPANGEPIIVPSQDVVLGLYYMTREKINAKGEGMVFADLNEVERAFGTQSVALHARVKVRLDEVAIDEESGEQSHSRTIYDTTVGRALLFRILPDGVPFELIDQPMKKKAISRLINEVYRRAGLKPAVIFADQLMYTGFRMATWSGASIGVNDFVIPDAKAEIVDAAEDEVKEIEDQFSSGLVTAGEKYNKVIDIWARANDQVAKAMMAGISKESVVDREGNTVEQDSFNSVFIMADSGARGSAAQIRQLAGMRGLMAKPDGSIIETPIVANFREGLNVLQYFISTHGARKGLADTALKTANSGYLTRRLVDVAQDMVITEADCGTENGLTLHPVIEGGDIIVSLAQRVLGRVVAQDVIDPATEEVLIPRDTLLDEAWCAELDTMGVDEIVVRSTITCATSHGVCSSCYGRDLARGHQVNIGESVGVIAAQSIGEPGTQLTMRTFHIGGAASRASAVDSVQVKHGGRVRLHNIKHVERSDGKLVVVSRSSALAVADDHGREREYYKLPYGAELSVKDGEAVDAGQAVAKWDPHTHPIIAEAEGQVQYADMDEGVTIHRSVDEMTGLSSIEVIESAARPMAGRDKRPMILLADESGKPVTVSGSDTPVQYLLPGKAIVTVDNGSHIGVGEVVARIPVEATGNKDITGGLPRVADLFEARKPKEPAILAEISGTISFGKETKGKRRLTITPEDGDPFEMLIPKWRQIAVFEGETVEKGEVISDGPSNPHDILRLLGIAELAKYIVAEVQDVYRLQGVGINDKHIEVIVRQMLRKVEITDAGDSDFIPGDQVELVRVLEENARLEKEDKFPAKCQRLLLGITKASLATESFISAASFQETTRVLTEAAVTGKRDYLRGLKENVVVGRLIPAGTGLTHHAERRRKREDAERMLHPSAYDVEQELGAQLTALDSDDDEI; encoded by the coding sequence ATGAAAGATTTGGTGAAAGTCCTCAAATCGCAGTCTCAGTCCGACGAGTTCGACGCGATCAAGATTACCCTGGCGTCGCCGGACATGATTCGCAGCTGGTCCTTCGGCGAGGTCAAGAAGCCCGAGACCATCAACTACCGGACCTTCAAGCCGGAGCGCGACGGCCTGTTCTGCGCCAAGATCTTCGGCCCGGTCAAGGACTACGAGTGCCTGTGCGGCAAGTACAAGCGCATGAAGCACCGCGGCATCATCTGCGAGAAGTGCGGCGTGGAGGTCACCAAGGCCGCCGTGCGCCGCGAGCGCATGGGCCACATCGAGCTGGCCAGCCCGGTCGCCCATATCTGGTTCCTCAAGTCGCTGCCGTCGCGCATCGGCATGTTCCTCGACATGACCCTGCGCGACATCGAGCGCGTGCTCTACTTCGAGAGCTTCATGGTCGTCGACCCGGGCATGACCACCCTCGAGCGTGGCCAGCTGCTCAACGACGAGCAGTACTTCGAGGCCCTCGAGGAGTTCGGTGACGACTTCGATGCCCGGATGGGCGCCGAGGCCGTCCAGGCCATGCTCAAGGACATCGATCTCGAGGAGGAGATCGAGCGGCTGCGCGAGGAAATCCCGCAGACCAACTCCGAGACCAAGATCAAGAAGCTGTCCAAGCGCCTGAAGCTGCTCGAGGCCTTCCAGGGCTCCGGCAACGACCCGGCCTGGATGGTCATGGAAGTGCTGCCGGTGCTGCCGCCGGACCTGCGGCCGCTGGTGCCGCTGGACGGTGGCCGCTTCGCGACCTCGGATCTCAACGATCTGTACCGTCGCGTGATCAACCGCAACAACCGCCTCAAGCGGCTGCTCGACCTCAACGCGCCTGACATCATCGTGCGCAACGAGAAGCGCATGCTGCAGGAGGCGGTCGACGCCCTGCTCGACAACGGCCGCCGTGGCCGGGCCATCACCGGCTCCAACAAGCGTCCGCTGAAGTCGCTGGCCGACATGATCAAGGGCAAGCAGGGCCGCTTCCGCCAGAACCTGCTGGGCAAGCGCGTCGACTACTCCGGCCGCTCGGTGATCACCGTGGGCCCGACCCTGCGCCTGCACCAGTGCGGCCTGCCCAAGAAGATGGCGCTGGAGCTGTTCAAGCCGTTCATCTACTCCAAGCTGCAGAGCCTCGGCCACGCGTCCACCATCAAGGCCGCCAAGAAGATGGTCGAGCGCGAACTGCCCGAGGTGTGGGACATCCTCGCCGATGTCATCCGCGAGCACCCGGTGCTGCTCAACCGCGCCCCGACCCTGCACCGCCTGGGCATCCAGGCCTTCGAGCCGCTGCTGATCGAGGGCAAGGCGATCCAGTTGCACCCGCTGGTGTGTGCCGCCTACAACGCCGACTTCGACGGTGACCAGATGGCGGTCCACGTGCCGCTGACCCTGGAGGCGCAGCTGGAAGCCCGTGCGCTGATGATGGCCACCAACAACGTGCTGTCACCGGCCAACGGCGAGCCGATCATCGTGCCGTCCCAGGACGTGGTGCTGGGCCTGTACTACATGACCCGCGAGAAGATCAATGCCAAGGGCGAGGGCATGGTGTTCGCCGACCTCAACGAGGTCGAGCGCGCCTTCGGCACCCAGAGCGTGGCGCTGCACGCCCGCGTCAAGGTCCGCCTCGACGAGGTGGCGATCGACGAGGAGAGCGGCGAGCAGAGCCACAGCCGCACGATCTATGACACCACCGTGGGTCGCGCGCTGCTGTTCCGCATCCTGCCGGATGGCGTGCCCTTCGAGCTGATCGACCAGCCGATGAAGAAGAAGGCCATCTCCAGGCTGATCAACGAGGTGTATCGCCGTGCCGGCCTCAAGCCGGCGGTGATCTTCGCCGACCAGCTGATGTACACCGGCTTCCGCATGGCCACCTGGTCCGGCGCCTCCATCGGCGTCAACGACTTCGTCATCCCCGATGCCAAGGCCGAGATCGTCGATGCGGCCGAGGACGAGGTCAAGGAGATCGAGGATCAGTTCTCCTCCGGTCTCGTCACTGCCGGCGAGAAGTACAACAAGGTCATCGACATCTGGGCGCGGGCCAACGACCAGGTCGCCAAGGCGATGATGGCCGGCATCTCCAAGGAGAGCGTGGTCGATCGCGAGGGCAACACGGTCGAGCAGGACTCCTTCAACAGCGTCTTCATCATGGCCGACTCCGGCGCCCGGGGTAGTGCCGCCCAGATCCGTCAGTTGGCGGGCATGCGTGGCCTGATGGCCAAGCCGGACGGCTCGATCATCGAGACCCCGATCGTCGCCAACTTCCGTGAAGGCCTGAACGTCCTGCAGTACTTCATCTCGACCCACGGCGCGCGCAAGGGGCTGGCGGATACGGCACTCAAGACCGCCAACTCCGGTTACCTGACCCGCCGCCTGGTCGACGTGGCCCAGGACATGGTCATCACCGAGGCCGACTGCGGCACCGAGAACGGCCTGACCCTGCACCCGGTCATCGAGGGCGGCGACATCATCGTCTCCCTGGCGCAGCGGGTGCTGGGCCGCGTGGTCGCCCAGGACGTCATCGATCCGGCCACCGAGGAAGTGCTGATCCCGCGCGACACCCTGCTCGACGAGGCCTGGTGCGCCGAGCTCGACACCATGGGTGTCGACGAGATCGTGGTGCGCTCGACGATCACCTGCGCGACCAGCCACGGGGTCTGCTCGTCCTGCTACGGTCGCGACCTGGCGCGCGGTCACCAGGTCAACATCGGCGAGTCCGTGGGCGTCATCGCCGCCCAGTCCATCGGCGAGCCGGGCACCCAGCTGACCATGCGGACCTTCCACATCGGCGGGGCGGCCTCCCGGGCCTCCGCGGTGGACAGCGTTCAGGTCAAGCACGGCGGCCGGGTGCGTCTGCACAACATCAAGCACGTCGAGCGCAGCGACGGCAAGCTGGTGGTGGTCTCCCGCTCCAGTGCCCTGGCGGTGGCCGACGATCACGGCCGCGAGCGCGAGTACTACAAGCTGCCCTACGGCGCCGAGCTCTCCGTCAAGGACGGCGAGGCGGTCGACGCCGGCCAGGCGGTGGCCAAGTGGGATCCGCACACCCACCCGATCATCGCCGAGGCCGAGGGCCAGGTGCAGTACGCCGACATGGACGAGGGCGTCACCATCCACCGCAGCGTGGACGAGATGACCGGCCTGTCCTCCATCGAGGTCATCGAGTCGGCGGCCCGCCCCATGGCCGGTCGCGACAAGCGCCCGATGATCCTGCTGGCCGACGAGAGCGGCAAGCCGGTCACCGTGTCCGGGTCCGATACCCCGGTGCAGTACCTGCTGCCCGGCAAGGCGATCGTCACCGTCGACAACGGCTCGCACATCGGCGTCGGCGAGGTGGTGGCCCGTATCCCGGTCGAGGCGACCGGCAACAAGGACATCACCGGCGGTCTGCCGCGGGTCGCCGATCTGTTCGAGGCCCGCAAGCCGAAGGAGCCGGCGATCCTCGCCGAGATCAGCGGCACGATCAGCTTCGGCAAGGAGACCAAGGGCAAGCGTCGCCTGACGATCACCCCGGAAGACGGCGATCCGTTCGAGATGCTGATCCCGAAATGGCGCCAGATCGCGGTGTTCGAGGGCGAGACCGTCGAGAAGGGCGAGGTCATCTCCGACGGCCCGAGCAACCCGCACGACATCCTGCGCCTGCTGGGCATCGCCGAACTGGCCAAGTACATCGTCGCCGAGGTGCAGGACGTCTACCGCCTGCAGGGCGTGGGCATCAACGACAAGCACATCGAGGTGATCGTGCGTCAGATGCTGCGCAAGGTGGAGATCACCGACGCCGGCGATTCCGACTTCATCCCCGGCGACCAGGTCGAGCTGGTCCGCGTGCTCGAGGAGAACGCGCGCCTGGAGAAGGAGGACAAGTTCCCGGCGAAGTGCCAGCGCCTGCTGCTGGGCATCACCAAGGCCAGCCTGGCCACCGAGTCGTTCATCTCCGCGGCCTCCTTCCAGGAGACCACGCGGGTGCTGACCGAGGCGGCGGTCACCGGCAAGCGCGACTACCTGCGCGGCCTGAAGGAGAACGTGGTGGTGGGACGCCTGATCCCGGCCGGTACCGGCCTGACCCACCACGCGGAGCGTCGCCGCAAGCGTGAAGACGCCGAACGCATGCTCCACCCGTCGGCCTACGACGTCGAGCAGGAGCTGGGCGCCCAGCTGACCGCGCTCGACTCGGACGACGACGAGATCTGA
- the rpsL gene encoding 30S ribosomal protein S12 — MATINQLVRKPRKRQAAKSDVPALQACPQKRGVCTRVYTTTPKKPNSALRKVCRVRLTNGFEVSSYIGGEGHNLQEHSVVLIRGGRVKDLPGVRYHTVRGALDTSGVQNRKQGRSKYGTKRPKA, encoded by the coding sequence ATGGCAACGATCAATCAGCTCGTGCGCAAGCCGCGCAAGCGCCAGGCCGCCAAGAGCGACGTGCCGGCGCTGCAGGCCTGCCCGCAGAAGCGCGGCGTCTGCACCCGCGTCTACACCACCACCCCGAAGAAGCCGAACTCGGCCCTGCGTAAGGTCTGCCGCGTGCGCCTGACCAACGGCTTCGAGGTGTCCTCCTACATCGGCGGCGAAGGCCACAACCTCCAGGAGCACTCCGTGGTCCTGATCCGTGGCGGCCGAGTGAAGGACCTTCCGGGTGTGCGTTATCACACCGTCCGCGGTGCCCTGGATACCTCTGGCGTCCAGAACCGTAAGCAGGGTCGTTCCAAGTACGGTACCAAGCGTCCGAAGGCCTAA
- the rpsG gene encoding 30S ribosomal protein S7 has protein sequence MPRRRVAAKREILPDPKFGSERLAKFMNHLMVSGKKSVAERIVYGALDRVAERSKEEPLEIFDKALETIQPMVEVKSRRVGGATYQVPVEVRPSRRQALAMRWLVDAARRRGEKTMVQRLAGEMLDAAEGKGSAVKKREDVHRMAEANKAFSHYRF, from the coding sequence ATGCCTAGAAGAAGAGTTGCGGCCAAGCGCGAGATCCTGCCGGATCCCAAGTTCGGAAGCGAGCGCCTGGCGAAGTTCATGAACCACCTGATGGTCAGCGGCAAGAAGTCCGTAGCTGAGCGCATCGTCTACGGTGCGCTGGACAGGGTTGCCGAGCGTAGCAAGGAAGAGCCGCTGGAGATCTTCGACAAGGCGCTGGAAACCATCCAGCCCATGGTCGAGGTCAAGTCCCGCCGCGTCGGCGGCGCGACCTATCAGGTGCCGGTCGAGGTGCGCCCGTCCCGCCGCCAGGCGCTGGCCATGCGCTGGCTGGTGGACGCCGCCCGTCGTCGCGGGGAGAAGACCATGGTGCAGCGTCTGGCGGGCGAGATGCTGGATGCCGCCGAAGGTAAGGGTTCGGCCGTCAAGAAGCGTGAAGACGTGCATCGCATGGCAGAGGCCAACAAGGCCTTCTCTCACTACCGCTTCTAA
- the fusA gene encoding elongation factor G, whose translation MARKTPLKRYRNIGIVAHVDAGKTTTTERVLFYTGLSHKVGEVHEGAATMDWMEQEQERGITITSAATTCFWQGMNKQFDEHRINIIDTPGHVDFTIEVERSLRVLDGAVVVLCGSSGVQPQTETVWRQANKYEVPRMVFVNKMDRAGADFFMVVDQLKTRLGANVVPIQINWGAEDDFKGVVDLIQMKAILWDEANFGMNYDLVDIPAELQETAETYREQMVEAAAEASEELMDKYLEEGDLPVEDIKAGLRRRTLDNEIVLVTCGSAFKNKGVQAVLDGVIEYMPSPTEVKAIEGELDDKDGTIATREADDNAPFAALAFKIATDPFVGTLTFIRVYSGVLKSGDSVYNSVKQKKERVGRIVQMHSNSREEIKEVLAGDIAACIGLKDVTTGDTLCDLNDKIVLERMEFPDPVISVAVEPKSKADQEKMGVALGKLAQEDPSFQVKTDEETGQTIISGMGELHLDIIVDRMRREFKVDANIGKPQVAYRETIRKSVEQEGKFVRQSGGRGQYGHVHLRIEPLTAEDKGEDEDMHFKFASEIVGGVVPKEYVPAVEKGAYEQLQNGVIAGYPMIDVKVTLFDGSYHDVDSNETAFKVASSMAIKEGAPKAKAVLLEPVMKVEVVTPEEFMGDVMGDLNRRRGLVQGMDDSSMGKVIRATVPLAEMFGYATDLRSQTQGRASYTMEFADYEEAPSSVVEAVINQNG comes from the coding sequence GTGGCTCGCAAGACTCCGCTTAAGCGTTACCGCAATATCGGTATCGTAGCCCACGTCGACGCCGGTAAGACGACCACTACCGAGCGCGTCCTGTTCTATACCGGTCTGTCCCACAAGGTCGGCGAGGTCCATGAGGGCGCCGCCACCATGGACTGGATGGAGCAGGAGCAGGAGCGTGGCATCACGATCACCTCTGCGGCGACCACCTGCTTCTGGCAGGGCATGAACAAGCAGTTCGATGAGCACCGCATCAACATCATCGACACCCCCGGGCACGTCGACTTCACCATCGAGGTGGAGCGTTCCCTGCGTGTTCTCGACGGGGCCGTGGTGGTGCTTTGCGGCAGCTCCGGCGTGCAGCCGCAGACCGAGACCGTCTGGCGTCAGGCCAACAAGTACGAAGTCCCGCGCATGGTGTTCGTCAACAAGATGGACCGTGCCGGCGCCGACTTCTTCATGGTCGTGGACCAGCTGAAGACCCGCCTGGGCGCCAATGTCGTGCCGATCCAGATCAACTGGGGCGCCGAGGACGACTTCAAGGGCGTCGTCGACCTGATCCAGATGAAGGCCATCCTCTGGGATGAGGCCAACTTCGGCATGAACTACGACCTCGTCGACATCCCGGCCGAGCTCCAGGAAACCGCCGAGACGTACCGCGAGCAGATGGTCGAGGCGGCCGCCGAGGCCTCCGAGGAGCTGATGGACAAGTACCTCGAGGAAGGCGACCTGCCTGTCGAGGACATCAAGGCCGGCCTGCGTCGTCGTACCCTCGACAACGAGATCGTGCTGGTCACCTGTGGCTCCGCGTTCAAGAACAAGGGCGTGCAGGCCGTGCTCGATGGCGTCATCGAGTACATGCCGTCACCCACCGAGGTCAAGGCCATCGAGGGTGAGCTGGACGACAAGGACGGCACCATCGCCACTCGCGAGGCGGACGACAATGCGCCCTTCGCCGCGCTGGCGTTCAAGATCGCCACCGACCCCTTCGTCGGCACCCTGACCTTCATCCGCGTCTACTCCGGCGTGCTGAAGTCCGGCGACAGCGTCTACAACTCCGTCAAGCAGAAGAAGGAGCGCGTCGGCCGTATCGTGCAGATGCACTCCAACTCCCGCGAGGAGATCAAGGAAGTGCTGGCCGGCGACATCGCCGCCTGCATCGGCCTGAAGGACGTCACCACCGGTGACACCCTGTGCGACCTGAACGACAAGATCGTCCTGGAGCGCATGGAGTTCCCGGACCCGGTGATCTCCGTGGCCGTGGAGCCGAAGTCCAAGGCCGACCAGGAGAAGATGGGCGTGGCGCTGGGCAAGCTGGCCCAGGAGGACCCGTCCTTCCAGGTCAAGACCGACGAGGAAACCGGTCAGACCATCATCTCCGGCATGGGCGAGCTGCACCTGGACATCATCGTCGACCGCATGCGTCGCGAGTTCAAGGTGGACGCCAACATCGGCAAGCCGCAGGTCGCCTACCGCGAGACCATCCGCAAGAGCGTCGAGCAGGAAGGCAAGTTCGTGCGCCAGTCCGGTGGCCGCGGTCAGTACGGTCACGTGCATCTGCGCATCGAACCGTTGACGGCCGAGGACAAGGGCGAAGATGAAGACATGCACTTCAAATTCGCTTCTGAAATCGTCGGCGGCGTGGTTCCCAAGGAATACGTGCCGGCCGTCGAGAAAGGGGCCTATGAGCAGCTCCAGAACGGTGTCATCGCGGGCTACCCGATGATTGACGTCAAGGTTACGCTGTTCGACGGTTCCTACCATGACGTGGACTCGAACGAGACCGCGTTCAAGGTCGCCTCTTCCATGGCGATCAAGGAAGGCGCACCCAAGGCCAAGGCCGTGCTGCTCGAGCCGGTGATGAAGGTCGAGGTCGTGACACCCGAGGAATTCATGGGCGATGTCATGGGCGACCTGAACCGTCGTCGGGGCCTGGTCCAGGGTATGGATGACTCCTCCATGGGCAAGGTCATCCGCGCCACCGTTCCGCTGGCTGAGATGTTCGGTTACGCAACCGACCTGCGTTCTCAGACCCAGGGCCGCGCAAGCTACACCATGGAGTTTGCGGATTACGAAGAGGCGCCGTCCAGCGTCGTTGAAGCCGTCATCAACCAGAACGGTTAA
- the tuf gene encoding elongation factor Tu has translation MAKEKFERSKPHVNVGTIGHVDHGKTTLTAALTRVSAEVFGGDARAFDSIDNAPEERERGITIATAHVEYQSEVRHYAHVDCPGHADYVKNMITGAAQMDGAILVVSAADGPMPQTREHILLSRQVGVPYIVVFLNKADMVDDEELLELVEMEVRELLSEYDFPGDDTPIITGSALMALEGKDDNGMGTTAVANLIKALDEYIPEPERAIDQPFLMPIEDVFSISGRGTVVTGRVERGVIKAGEEVEIVGIKDTTKTTVTGVEMFRKLLDEGRAGENVGALLRGTKRDDVERGQVLAKPGTITPHTKFEAEVYVLSKDEGGRHTPFFKGYRPQFYFRTTDITGTCELPEGVEMVMPGDNVKMVVSLIAPVAMDEGLRFAVREGGRTVGAGVVAKIVE, from the coding sequence GTGGCTAAGGAAAAATTTGAACGTTCCAAACCGCACGTCAACGTCGGCACCATCGGTCACGTCGACCACGGCAAGACCACGCTGACTGCGGCCCTGACTCGCGTTTCCGCGGAAGTCTTCGGTGGCGACGCTCGCGCGTTCGACTCCATCGACAACGCTCCGGAAGAGCGTGAGCGCGGCATCACCATCGCCACCGCCCACGTCGAGTACCAGTCCGAAGTGCGTCACTACGCGCACGTCGACTGCCCGGGGCACGCTGACTACGTCAAGAACATGATCACCGGTGCGGCCCAGATGGACGGTGCCATCCTGGTGGTGTCCGCCGCCGACGGCCCCATGCCGCAGACTCGCGAGCACATCCTGCTGTCTCGCCAGGTCGGCGTGCCGTACATCGTCGTGTTCCTGAACAAGGCCGACATGGTCGACGACGAGGAGCTGCTCGAGCTGGTCGAGATGGAGGTTCGCGAACTCCTGAGCGAGTACGACTTCCCGGGTGACGACACCCCGATCATCACCGGTTCCGCCCTGATGGCCCTGGAAGGCAAGGACGACAACGGCATGGGCACCACCGCCGTTGCCAACCTGATCAAGGCCCTGGACGAGTACATCCCGGAGCCGGAGCGTGCCATCGACCAGCCGTTCCTGATGCCGATTGAGGACGTGTTCTCCATCTCCGGTCGCGGTACCGTGGTCACCGGTCGTGTCGAGCGCGGTGTCATCAAGGCCGGCGAGGAAGTCGAGATCGTCGGCATCAAGGACACCACCAAGACCACCGTCACCGGTGTCGAGATGTTCCGCAAGCTGCTCGACGAAGGTCGTGCCGGTGAGAACGTCGGCGCCCTGCTGCGCGGCACCAAGCGTGACGACGTGGAGCGTGGTCAGGTCCTGGCCAAGCCGGGCACCATCACCCCGCACACCAAGTTCGAGGCCGAGGTCTACGTGCTGTCCAAGGACGAGGGTGGTCGTCACACTCCGTTCTTCAAGGGCTACCGTCCGCAGTTCTACTTCCGTACCACCGACATCACCGGTACCTGTGAGCTGCCGGAAGGCGTCGAGATGGTCATGCCGGGCGACAACGTCAAGATGGTCGTCAGCCTGATCGCCCCGGTCGCCATGGACGAAGGCCTGCGTTTCGCCGTTCGCGAAGGCGGTCGTACCGTCGGCGCCGGCGTCGTGGCCAAGATCGTCGAGTAA
- the rpsJ gene encoding 30S ribosomal protein S10 gives MQNQKIRIRLKAFDHRLIDQSAAEIVETAKRTGAQVRGPIPLPTNRERYTVLVSPHVNKDARDQYEIRTHKRVLDIVEPTEKTVDALMKLDLAAGVDVQIKLD, from the coding sequence ATGCAGAACCAGAAGATTCGCATTCGGTTGAAGGCTTTCGACCATCGCCTGATCGACCAGTCCGCCGCGGAGATCGTTGAAACCGCCAAGCGTACCGGCGCCCAGGTTCGGGGTCCGATTCCTCTGCCGACCAATCGCGAGCGCTACACCGTGCTGGTGTCTCCGCACGTGAACAAGGACGCTCGTGACCAGTACGAGATTCGTACCCACAAGCGGGTGCTCGATATCGTCGAGCCCACCGAGAAGACCGTCGATGCCCTGATGAAGCTCGACCTCGCCGCCGGCGTGGACGTGCAGATCAAGCTCGACTGA
- the rplC gene encoding 50S ribosomal protein L3: MTIGLVGKKAGMTRVFTEDGASVPVTVIEVEPNRVTRVKSVESDGYAAVQVTTGSRKAKHLSKAQAGQYAKAGVEAGRSLMEFRLDDGAEAPEVGGELTVSLFEAGQSVDVTGTSKGKGFQGAVKRWNFRTQDNSHGNSLAHRAPGSIGMCQTPGRVFKGKKMAGQLGNVRCTVQSLEIVRVDADRNLLLIKGAVPGATGSDVIVRSAVKAG, translated from the coding sequence ATGACTATCGGTTTAGTCGGCAAGAAGGCCGGGATGACCCGTGTCTTCACCGAAGACGGCGCTTCCGTGCCCGTGACCGTTATCGAGGTTGAGCCTAACCGCGTCACTCGCGTGAAGTCTGTCGAGTCCGACGGCTACGCGGCGGTGCAGGTCACAACCGGTTCCCGCAAGGCCAAGCATCTGTCGAAAGCCCAGGCCGGGCAGTACGCCAAGGCAGGTGTCGAGGCCGGTCGTTCGCTGATGGAGTTCCGCCTGGACGATGGCGCCGAGGCTCCGGAAGTGGGCGGCGAACTCACCGTATCCCTCTTCGAAGCTGGTCAGAGCGTCGACGTGACCGGCACCTCCAAGGGCAAGGGCTTCCAGGGCGCCGTGAAGCGCTGGAACTTCCGCACCCAGGACAACAGCCACGGCAACTCCCTGGCCCACCGTGCACCGGGTTCCATCGGCATGTGCCAGACCCCGGGCCGCGTGTTCAAGGGCAAGAAGATGGCCGGCCAGCTGGGCAACGTCCGCTGCACCGTCCAGAGCCTGGAAATCGTCCGCGTCGATGCCGATCGCAACCTGCTGCTGATCAAGGGTGCCGTGCCCGGCGCCACCGGCAGTGATGTGATCGTGCGCAGCGCCGTCAAAGCAGGCTGA
- the rplD gene encoding 50S ribosomal protein L4, protein MNLNLAGAGAGTVELSDATFGKEFNEALVHQVVTAYLAGGRQGTRAQKNRSDVRGGGKKPWRQKGTGRARAGTIRSPIWRSGGVTFAARPQDYTQKVNRKMYRAAMRSILSELVRQERLVAVDAFAVETPKTKQLVAKLDELGLEKVLIVTEEVDENLYLAARNIPNVDVVDVAAADPVSLVAFDKVLATVSALRKFEEKLA, encoded by the coding sequence ATGAATCTGAATCTTGCAGGTGCAGGCGCCGGTACCGTCGAGCTGTCCGACGCCACCTTTGGCAAAGAATTCAACGAAGCGCTCGTGCACCAGGTCGTCACCGCCTATCTGGCCGGTGGTCGCCAGGGCACCCGCGCCCAGAAGAACCGTTCCGACGTGCGTGGCGGCGGCAAGAAGCCGTGGCGCCAGAAGGGCACCGGTCGTGCCCGTGCCGGTACCATCCGCTCGCCGATCTGGCGCAGCGGCGGCGTGACCTTCGCGGCCCGTCCGCAGGACTACACCCAGAAGGTCAACCGCAAGATGTACCGCGCGGCCATGCGCTCGATCCTTTCCGAGCTGGTTCGCCAGGAGCGCCTGGTGGCCGTGGATGCCTTCGCCGTCGAGACCCCCAAGACCAAGCAGCTGGTCGCCAAGCTCGATGAGCTGGGTCTGGAGAAGGTGCTGATCGTCACCGAAGAGGTCGACGAGAACCTGTACCTCGCCGCCCGCAACATCCCCAACGTGGATGTGGTGGACGTCGCTGCCGCCGATCCGGTGAGCCTGGTCGCCTTCGACAAGGTGCTGGCCACCGTCTCCGCTCTGCGCAAATTCGAGGAGAAGCTGGCATGA
- the rplW gene encoding 50S ribosomal protein L23: protein MNQERVFKVLLGPHVTEKAAMAAERNQYVFKVASDATKPEIKTAVQELFGKKVDRVQVLNVKGKTKRTAHGTGQRKGYRKAYVTLAAGETLEDFSGAE from the coding sequence ATGAACCAGGAACGTGTATTCAAGGTGCTGCTGGGTCCGCACGTGACCGAGAAGGCCGCCATGGCCGCCGAGCGCAACCAGTACGTGTTCAAGGTGGCAAGCGACGCGACCAAGCCCGAGATCAAGACCGCCGTGCAGGAGCTGTTCGGCAAGAAGGTCGACCGCGTTCAGGTGCTGAACGTGAAGGGCAAGACCAAGCGCACCGCGCATGGGACTGGTCAGCGCAAGGGTTATCGCAAGGCGTACGTGACACTGGCCGCCGGCGAGACGCTTGAAGACTTCTCTGGCGCCGAATAA